Genomic DNA from Pseudomonas fluorescens:
TACACCTTGCTGTCAGTTGCTGTGGTCTTTCGTGCGGAGGCGGTTCTATGCCAAACTCAGCGCCTTTCGGGCTTGCCTAACAGGATTTATGCTCCCCTTGTCACCCAGCTTGCTTGCCACGCTCGCCGCCGCCTGCCTTTATGCCGCTGCGACCCTCTATCAAGGCACCCGCCTGGCCACCGGCGCCAAGGCGAACAAACGCCTGCTGGTCACGCTCGGCGTGCTGGCGGTGCTCGGCCACGCGGCCAGCCTTTATACCCACTTGATGACGCCGATCGGCCTGGGCCTGGATTTTTTCAACGCCGCCAGCCTGATCGCCGTGGCTGTGATCGGCTTGACGCTGATCGCCTGCTCGCGCATCCCGGTGGAGAACCTGCTGGTGCTGCTGTTCCCGCTGGGGCTGGCGACGGTGCTGCTGGCGCAGTTCGCGCCGTCAGGTACGGTGCAGATCATCGACGAAGAGCCGGGCATCCTTGCCCACATCCTGCTGTCGATCCTCGCCTACGGCCTGTTCACCATCGCAGTGTTCCAGGCCTTGCTGCTGCTGGTGCAGGACCACCAGCTCAAAAACAAACACCCGTCCGGGCTGATCCGCAACTTCCCGCCATTGCAAACCATGGAAAGCCTGCTGTTCGGCTTCCTCTGGGCCGGCTGGAGCCTGCTGTCGCTGTCGCTGATCTCCGGTTGGCTGTTCGTCGAGAACCTGTTCGCCCAGCACCTGGTGCACAAGACCCTGCTGGCCTGCCTGGCGTGGATCGTCTTCAGCGTGCTGCTGTGGGGCCGCAACCGCCTCGGCTGGCGCGGCCACAAGGCGATTCGCTGGACCCTGGCCGGTTTCTGCCTGCTGATGCTCGCGTACTTCGGCAGCAAGCTGGTTCGCGAATACATCCTGCATGTCTGACGGACGGCCCTGATGGATACATTGCCCGTGGCGCCGCTGTTTGCCGTGCTGGTGGTGCTGATCCTCTGGTCGGCCCTGTTCACCGCCATCGAAG
This window encodes:
- a CDS encoding cytochrome C assembly family protein — translated: MLPLSPSLLATLAAACLYAAATLYQGTRLATGAKANKRLLVTLGVLAVLGHAASLYTHLMTPIGLGLDFFNAASLIAVAVIGLTLIACSRIPVENLLVLLFPLGLATVLLAQFAPSGTVQIIDEEPGILAHILLSILAYGLFTIAVFQALLLLVQDHQLKNKHPSGLIRNFPPLQTMESLLFGFLWAGWSLLSLSLISGWLFVENLFAQHLVHKTLLACLAWIVFSVLLWGRNRLGWRGHKAIRWTLAGFCLLMLAYFGSKLVREYILHV